A segment of the Opitutia bacterium genome:
TGTCGGCGAAATCCTGATTCTCGCCGCCCATGCCCCAGATGAAGCCGTAACTGTCGGTGCCGGCGCCGCTGTGGATCGACCACGGCGGGGAGAGAACGGCTTCGTGGTCGCGGACGACGAGGTGGCGCGTCTCGTCGGGCTTGCCCATGAAGTGCATGACGGCGGCGCTGTTGGGGATGTTGAAATACATGTAGACCTCGGAGCGGCGCGTGTGCGTGTGCGGCGGCATCGTGTTCCAGATGCTGCCGGGCTGGAGGATCGTGAAGCCCATGACGAGCTGGCAGCTCTTGATGCCGCCGGCGTGGATGACCTTGTTGAGCCGGCGATCGTTCGCAGTGGCGGCCGCGCCGAGCGCGACGGCGTTGGCTGCGTCGTAGCGCGCGAGCGTCGTCGGGTAGGCGGCGTGCGCCGGATAGCTCAGCAGGTAGAACCGCGCGGGCTTCGTGGCGTCGGCCGAGGCGAACGAAATCGCCTGCGCGCCGCGGCCGACGTAGAGCGTGTCGAGGTTGGCCATCGCGTAGCGCTGGCCGTCGACGGTGACCGTGCCGTCGCCGCCGGTGTTGATGACGCCGAGTTCGCGGCGCTCGCAGAAAAATGCGGAGCGCAACTCCGCGGCGGCGGAGAGCGGGAGTTCGGCCGCCAAAGGCATAGCGCCGCCGATCACCGTGCGGTCGGTTTCCCAATAGCGCAGCGTGAGCTTGCCGGGTTGATACAGGTCCGTGACGAGGAACGCCTCGCGCAAAGCGGAGGTCGACATCGAGCCGTAGGTGCGGACGTCAGCAGCAGGGATCAGATCCATGAGATAGCGGGGCGGAAGTTCGGACAGCAGGGGGGGGACAGCAGGGAAACAGGGAACGAGAACAAAAGTTCGCTAATGAACTATCGGTTCATTTATGAATTTTGCCGCCTTTTGCGGCAAGCGCGAATTCCTCCAAAATCGGGAAAGAGCACCCCTCATTCGAGGGGTTGGCGGGAGCCGCAGCGAGGCGAGCGTCGTTCTCATCGTCGACTACCGGCCGCTCGCCGTCGGGTCCCAGGCATCCGCACCGCCGAGGACTGCGGCTGGCGTGTAGGAAGCCGCTTCGTCCGATGTGAGCTGGTGCGCCCAAGCCACGCGCGCGGCCGGCGCACCGCCCGGGCCGGTGCTGGCGAATTCGCCGTAGAACGTGGTCTTCTCGGCGTCGGGCTTGTTCCAGTTGTGCCAGCCCTCGGGACGCACGTTGGCGGACATCTCGGTGTGAAGGAACACGGTCTTGGCGAAGTTGCGCCACGGACGGCCGAGGTAGGTTTTCGCGCCCTCCGCGCCAGTGACCTTGCAATGGGAAAATACGTAGCCGTGCGCAGAGCCCTGCGGTGTCGACGCCGCGGTCAGGTAGCCGTCGCGCAGCGCGTGGATGTGGCAGCGCTCGAACCAGACCGTGGCGGCACCGAAGATGAAGTCGACGTGCCCCTCGATGTAGCAGTCCTCGAAGTAGTGGCGCCCGCGGTTGACGAGAATCGTGTCCTGCCAGCCGAGGAAGCGCACGCGGCGGAACTCGAGCCGGTCGCCGTCGGCGCGCAGCGCGAGGGCCTGGCCGACCGGACCCGCGGTGTTGGCGAGAGTGATGTTCTCCCACTGCATGCCGTCACCATCGATCTGCACCGTCGGTGTGCGGAACGTGCCGAGCGGTTTGCCGTCGGGGCCGGGCAGATTCGCATGGACGTTGAACTCGACGACCGTCTTCTCCGCGTCGTCGCCGACGATGCGCATCAGGCCGCGCTCGCGTTGCACGTAGATGCGCTCGTGGTAAGTGCCGGGCTTCACGCGAATGGTCCAGCGCGGCTGGGTCGAATCGGTGCGCATGGGCGCGGAGCTGATGGCGTCCTGCAACGACGTGTAATTGCCACTGCCGTCGAGCGCGACGACGGCGTCGGCTTTGATTTCACCTGCGTGAGCGAGCAGTGCGAGGGCCGAGAGCGCGAGAAACGAGCGGAGCATGTTAGAACAGGAGTCGAGTGCTGAAGGTGAGTTCGCGACCGGCGCCGAGGCGCGCGTTGCTGGCGACGAGGTCGCGGTCGAGGAGGTTGCGGATGCCCGCCTCCACTTCGAAAGTGCGCTTGGGCGTGCGCCAGGAATAGCCGCCGCTGGCGTGCAGCAGGCCGTAGCCGGGGTATTTCAAGAAGGTCCGGCGCGCATCGGCATAGTTCGCGACGTAGTTGCTGAGGTATTGTCCCGTCGCGGCGAAGAACGGTCCGCCCTTCGGGCCGGGGCGGCGGTAGCGCAGCTGGCTGTAAGCGGTGAGCGCCGGCAGGCGCGAGATGGCGCGTCCGATTTCCTGCGGCAGGTCGGGTGACGCAGTTGTGATCGCCTCCATGGCGACCACGCGCGTCGAGAAGGCAACGGCGGGATTCACCTGCCAGCGCACCTCGGCGCGGCCGCCGCGGTAGCGCTCCTCGCCCGCGGCGACGAGCTGCGGCTGCGTCTGGTTGGCGTCGAACACCGGATCGTCGTAGAGCGGGTTGCGGCGGGAAATGTGTTGGTTGTAGAGAACGAAACCGCTCGCGCTGAACTCCACGGCGCCCCGCTTCGAGCGTCCCTTCAAGCCGGCTTCGTAACCGAGCGTCGTCTCGTTGTCCTGGATGCGCCCGGTGCGCGAGTCGACGCGGGTCGACGGATCGAACGCCGTGCTGAGACTCGCGAACGCGAGCAGACGGCTGGGCTTCAGCTGCCAGTTGAGTCCGGCGTGATAGCTGACCTGCGACGCGCGGTCGCTGACGTGCGGGAAGAGCGCGGCGGGTTTGCGATCCTCGACGTGCAGCGAAACGCCGTCGTAACGCAGGCCCGTGGAAACGACGTAGCGGCCGCGCTGGAACGCCGCGCGATCGCTCAGCTCGAATGCGGTGTAGCCGGCGTATTCGGTGCGATCGTTCAGGATGCGGCTGAAGACGGCGGGATCGTAATCGGGGCGATAGTAGTCCGGCGCGTAGGGATTGAACTTCCGCACGGAGAGCGGGAGCGCGTCGCGCGCGGACGTCGGCAGCGCGCGGTCTTCGCGGCCGTATTCGCCCCACGTGTGGCTGCCGGAGGCGAGGAGCTTGTGCTCGGCGCCGAACGCGCGGAAGCGGTTGGTGAGTTCGAGCTGCAACGCGTAGGCGTGCTGCGGCTGCTCGATGTGGCGCGGCTCGCGCGTGCCTTCGAAGAGGCCGGTGTCGAGCGAGAGCACCGAGGTGGTGAAGCGGTCCTGCACGACGTCGCGCCACCACCCTTCCGCGTTGGCGCGGATGGCGAGCGTCTTGGTTGGGGCGCCATCGAACTGCACGCCGAGCACGGCGGCGCGGCGACGGATCGCAGCGTCGGGGCCGTTGGCGTTGAACTCCGCGAGCGGCAAATACGGGCCGGCGATCAGGCCGCCTTTGGGCCGATACTCGGGAATGCCCGGCGTGACGCGCGCGCGGATCTCACGGTAATCGGCGGAGACGAGCGTGCTGGCGGAGCGGCCGTGGCGCCACGTGACGGACGTGCTGACGGAAAGCGTTTCCTCACGGGTGAATTGTTCCGGGCCGGTGCGCCGCTGCCAATCGACGGCGAGGCGCTGCCAGAGTTTCTTTTTCACCAGCGGGCCGGTCGTCTCGAGCTGCGCGCGCTGGCGGTCGAGCGAGGTGAATTGGACCTCGGCGCGCTGGCGGTCCTTCGCCTGCGGGCGCGCGGTTTGCATGTCCTGGATGCCGCCCGGGGCGGCGCGGCCGAGGACGGGGACGAGCGGCCCTTGAATGACGACGGTGCGGGCGGTGTTGAGCGCGTCGTTGATGCCGAGCTGCGCAAAACCGTTGCGCATGACCGGCGTGGGGAAGCCGCGGAGGTTGAGCCGCTCTTCGCCCGTGATGCGGTCGGCGGGCGACGGAGTGCCGACGGCGTTGAGGTCGGCGCCGAGGTCGGACGCCATGTTCTCGTCGAGCTGCGTATCGACCGGCTTGATGAGGTCGTTGGCGAACGGCTCGTCGCGCATCTGTTCGTCGAGCGAGCCCATGCCGGTGGCGTCGTAGCCTTCGTCTTCGCTGGTCGCGGTGACGGCGAGCGGATCGAGTTTGA
Coding sequences within it:
- the kduI gene encoding 5-dehydro-4-deoxy-D-glucuronate isomerase, which produces MDLIPAADVRTYGSMSTSALREAFLVTDLYQPGKLTLRYWETDRTVIGGAMPLAAELPLSAAAELRSAFFCERRELGVINTGGDGTVTVDGQRYAMANLDTLYVGRGAQAISFASADATKPARFYLLSYPAHAAYPTTLARYDAANAVALGAAATANDRRLNKVIHAGGIKSCQLVMGFTILQPGSIWNTMPPHTHTRRSEVYMYFNIPNSAAVMHFMGKPDETRHLVVRDHEAVLSPPWSIHSGAGTDSYGFIWGMGGENQDFADMDPAPIATLR
- a CDS encoding pectin esterase yields the protein MLRSFLALSALALLAHAGEIKADAVVALDGSGNYTSLQDAISSAPMRTDSTQPRWTIRVKPGTYHERIYVQRERGLMRIVGDDAEKTVVEFNVHANLPGPDGKPLGTFRTPTVQIDGDGMQWENITLANTAGPVGQALALRADGDRLEFRRVRFLGWQDTILVNRGRHYFEDCYIEGHVDFIFGAATVWFERCHIHALRDGYLTAASTPQGSAHGYVFSHCKVTGAEGAKTYLGRPWRNFAKTVFLHTEMSANVRPEGWHNWNKPDAEKTTFYGEFASTGPGGAPAARVAWAHQLTSDEAASYTPAAVLGGADAWDPTASGR